A single window of Gossypium arboreum isolate Shixiya-1 chromosome 13, ASM2569848v2, whole genome shotgun sequence DNA harbors:
- the LOC108464304 gene encoding protein GRAVITROPIC IN THE LIGHT 1-like isoform X3 has translation MEAVKPSAVTPSKSKWIRSLSKVLHLHTATAGIVPDDGVQKVKSKDAEEWNDSKTAKRLSKKFDSLHDEELERKVALEALIAKIFATVSAIKAGYAQLQHAQSPYDAEGIQAADQLIVTDLKKLSELKQCFLKKQYDPSPEHTMILADIQEQKSLSKTFEIMGKKLESQLKLKESEIIFLREKLDESNKHNRLLGKRLNQSGQLFVLDNLQLSSLTPSNFSTVLGQTVKSIRSFVRLMLDEMKSADWDINAAASSIEQGVVYWKADDKCFTFESFICREMFKAFHHPYFSLYGNSISEGKRRPQVFFDRFMEMKSVKVGEYLAGKPKSTFAKFCRTKYLQVVHPRMESSFFGNLSNRDMVNSYQFPDTMFFALFTEMAKRVWLLHCLAFAFEPEASIFQISKGCRFSEVYMESVAEEAFLSSESEPRVAFTVVPGFRIHKTVIQAQVYLSQLKTR, from the coding sequence ATGGAAGCGGTTAAGCCATCGGCTGTTACTCCGTCAAAGAGTAAATGGATTCGATCTTTATCAAAAGTTCTTCACCTGCACACGGCTACTGCTGGGATTGTGCCTGATGATGGGGTTCAAAAGGTTAAGTCTAAAGACGCCGAAGAATGGAATGACAGTAAGACCGCCAAGAGATTATCTAAGAAATTCGACAGTTTACATGACGAAGAGCTCGAAAGAAAGGTGGCTTTGGAAGCTCTTATTGCGAAAATATTTGCTACCGTTTCGGCTATTAAGGCAGGATATGCTCAGCTGCAGCATGCTCAGTCACCGTACGACGCTGAGGGGATTCAAGCTGCTGATCAATTGATAGTAACGGACTTGAAGAAGTTATCTGAATTGAAGCAGTGTTTTCTGAAGAAGCAGTATGATCCTTCTCCAGAACATACAATGATTTTAGCTGATATTCAAGAACAGAAAAGTCTTTCCAAGACATTTGAGATTATGGGAAAGAAATTGGAATCTCAGCTGAAACTCAAAGAGTCTGAGATCATTTTTCTTCGAGAGAAGTTGGACGAATCCAATAAACATAACCGGTTGTTGGGGAAGAGATTGAATCAAAGTGGTCAGTTATTTGTGCTCGACAACCTTCAGCTATCAAGCTTAACTCCTAGCAATTTTAGTACCGTTCTTGGGCAGACTGTAAAGTCCATTAGAAGTTTCGTCAGGCTGATGCTCGATGAAATGAAGTCCGCTGACTGGGATATCAATGCGGCCGCTAGTTCGATAGAACAAGGCGTGGTCTATTGGAAAGCAGACGACAAATGTTTTACATTCGAGTCCTTCATTTGCAGGGAAATGTTCAAGGCCTTCCAccatccttatttctctctttacgGAAACTCTATATCTGAAGGGAAGAGACGTCCACAAGTCTTCTTCGATAGATTTATGGAAATGAAATCCGTGAAAGTCGGGGAATATCTAGCCGGGAAACCCAAGTCAACATTTGCAAAATTTTGTCGAACCAAGTACTTGCAAGTTGTTCATCCTAGGATGGAATCATCCTTTTTTGGCAATTTGAGCAATAGGGACATGGTGAACTCCTATCAATTCCCAGACACTATGTTTTTCGCCTTATTCACGGAAATGGCGAAGCGGGTGTGGCTTCTGCATTGCTTGGCCTTTGCTTTCGAGCCAGAGGCATCGATCTTCCAAATAAGCAAAGGGTGTAGATTTTCTGAAGTATACATGGAAAGTGTAGCTGAGGAAGCATTCCTTTCGTCGGAATCAGAACCACGGGTGGCTTTCACGGTTGTTCCGGGATTCAGGATCCATAAAACTGTAATACAGGCCCAGGTCTATCTGTCTCAGTTGAAGACAAGGTAG
- the LOC108464304 gene encoding protein GRAVITROPIC IN THE LIGHT 1-like isoform X2, protein MLYIQMKFSILQRMEAVKPSAVTPSKSKWIRSLSKVLHLHTATAGIVPDDGVQKVKSKDAEEWNDSKTAKRLSKKFDSLHDEELERKVALEALIAKIFATVSAIKAGYAQLQHAQSPYDAEGIQAADQLIVTDLKKLSELKQCFLKKQYDPSPEHTMILADIQEQKSLSKTFEIMGKKLESQLKLKESEIIFLREKLDESNKHNRLLGKRLNQSGQLFVLDNLQLSSLTPSNFSTVLGQTVKSIRSFVRLMLDEMKSADWDINAAASSIEQGVVYWKADDKCFTFESFICREMFKAFHHPYFSLYGNSISEGKRRPQVFFDRFMEMKSVKVGEYLAGKPKSTFAKFCRTKYLQVVHPRMESSFFGNLSNRDMVNSYQFPDTMFFALFTEMAKRVWLLHCLAFAFEPEASIFQISKGCRFSEVYMESVAEEAFLSSESEPRVAFTVVPGFRIHKTVIQAQVYLSQLKTR, encoded by the exons ATGTTGTATATACAAATGAAGTTCTCAATTCTTCAAAGG ATGGAAGCGGTTAAGCCATCGGCTGTTACTCCGTCAAAGAGTAAATGGATTCGATCTTTATCAAAAGTTCTTCACCTGCACACGGCTACTGCTGGGATTGTGCCTGATGATGGGGTTCAAAAGGTTAAGTCTAAAGACGCCGAAGAATGGAATGACAGTAAGACCGCCAAGAGATTATCTAAGAAATTCGACAGTTTACATGACGAAGAGCTCGAAAGAAAGGTGGCTTTGGAAGCTCTTATTGCGAAAATATTTGCTACCGTTTCGGCTATTAAGGCAGGATATGCTCAGCTGCAGCATGCTCAGTCACCGTACGACGCTGAGGGGATTCAAGCTGCTGATCAATTGATAGTAACGGACTTGAAGAAGTTATCTGAATTGAAGCAGTGTTTTCTGAAGAAGCAGTATGATCCTTCTCCAGAACATACAATGATTTTAGCTGATATTCAAGAACAGAAAAGTCTTTCCAAGACATTTGAGATTATGGGAAAGAAATTGGAATCTCAGCTGAAACTCAAAGAGTCTGAGATCATTTTTCTTCGAGAGAAGTTGGACGAATCCAATAAACATAACCGGTTGTTGGGGAAGAGATTGAATCAAAGTGGTCAGTTATTTGTGCTCGACAACCTTCAGCTATCAAGCTTAACTCCTAGCAATTTTAGTACCGTTCTTGGGCAGACTGTAAAGTCCATTAGAAGTTTCGTCAGGCTGATGCTCGATGAAATGAAGTCCGCTGACTGGGATATCAATGCGGCCGCTAGTTCGATAGAACAAGGCGTGGTCTATTGGAAAGCAGACGACAAATGTTTTACATTCGAGTCCTTCATTTGCAGGGAAATGTTCAAGGCCTTCCAccatccttatttctctctttacgGAAACTCTATATCTGAAGGGAAGAGACGTCCACAAGTCTTCTTCGATAGATTTATGGAAATGAAATCCGTGAAAGTCGGGGAATATCTAGCCGGGAAACCCAAGTCAACATTTGCAAAATTTTGTCGAACCAAGTACTTGCAAGTTGTTCATCCTAGGATGGAATCATCCTTTTTTGGCAATTTGAGCAATAGGGACATGGTGAACTCCTATCAATTCCCAGACACTATGTTTTTCGCCTTATTCACGGAAATGGCGAAGCGGGTGTGGCTTCTGCATTGCTTGGCCTTTGCTTTCGAGCCAGAGGCATCGATCTTCCAAATAAGCAAAGGGTGTAGATTTTCTGAAGTATACATGGAAAGTGTAGCTGAGGAAGCATTCCTTTCGTCGGAATCAGAACCACGGGTGGCTTTCACGGTTGTTCCGGGATTCAGGATCCATAAAACTGTAATACAGGCCCAGGTCTATCTGTCTCAGTTGAAGACAAGGTAG
- the LOC108464304 gene encoding protein GRAVITROPIC IN THE LIGHT 1-like isoform X1, which translates to MDHNGGLLSSFNFAHLELEYYACCLPPVCYKNTAHLDLDLCSYRNFCMMEAVKPSAVTPSKSKWIRSLSKVLHLHTATAGIVPDDGVQKVKSKDAEEWNDSKTAKRLSKKFDSLHDEELERKVALEALIAKIFATVSAIKAGYAQLQHAQSPYDAEGIQAADQLIVTDLKKLSELKQCFLKKQYDPSPEHTMILADIQEQKSLSKTFEIMGKKLESQLKLKESEIIFLREKLDESNKHNRLLGKRLNQSGQLFVLDNLQLSSLTPSNFSTVLGQTVKSIRSFVRLMLDEMKSADWDINAAASSIEQGVVYWKADDKCFTFESFICREMFKAFHHPYFSLYGNSISEGKRRPQVFFDRFMEMKSVKVGEYLAGKPKSTFAKFCRTKYLQVVHPRMESSFFGNLSNRDMVNSYQFPDTMFFALFTEMAKRVWLLHCLAFAFEPEASIFQISKGCRFSEVYMESVAEEAFLSSESEPRVAFTVVPGFRIHKTVIQAQVYLSQLKTR; encoded by the exons ATGGACCACAATGGGGGGCTATTGTCAAGTTTCAACTTTGCTCATTTGGAATTAGAATATTATGCATGTTGTTTACCTCCTGTATGCTATAAAAATACAGCACATCTCGATTTAGATTTGTGCTCATATAGGAACTTTTGTATG ATGGAAGCGGTTAAGCCATCGGCTGTTACTCCGTCAAAGAGTAAATGGATTCGATCTTTATCAAAAGTTCTTCACCTGCACACGGCTACTGCTGGGATTGTGCCTGATGATGGGGTTCAAAAGGTTAAGTCTAAAGACGCCGAAGAATGGAATGACAGTAAGACCGCCAAGAGATTATCTAAGAAATTCGACAGTTTACATGACGAAGAGCTCGAAAGAAAGGTGGCTTTGGAAGCTCTTATTGCGAAAATATTTGCTACCGTTTCGGCTATTAAGGCAGGATATGCTCAGCTGCAGCATGCTCAGTCACCGTACGACGCTGAGGGGATTCAAGCTGCTGATCAATTGATAGTAACGGACTTGAAGAAGTTATCTGAATTGAAGCAGTGTTTTCTGAAGAAGCAGTATGATCCTTCTCCAGAACATACAATGATTTTAGCTGATATTCAAGAACAGAAAAGTCTTTCCAAGACATTTGAGATTATGGGAAAGAAATTGGAATCTCAGCTGAAACTCAAAGAGTCTGAGATCATTTTTCTTCGAGAGAAGTTGGACGAATCCAATAAACATAACCGGTTGTTGGGGAAGAGATTGAATCAAAGTGGTCAGTTATTTGTGCTCGACAACCTTCAGCTATCAAGCTTAACTCCTAGCAATTTTAGTACCGTTCTTGGGCAGACTGTAAAGTCCATTAGAAGTTTCGTCAGGCTGATGCTCGATGAAATGAAGTCCGCTGACTGGGATATCAATGCGGCCGCTAGTTCGATAGAACAAGGCGTGGTCTATTGGAAAGCAGACGACAAATGTTTTACATTCGAGTCCTTCATTTGCAGGGAAATGTTCAAGGCCTTCCAccatccttatttctctctttacgGAAACTCTATATCTGAAGGGAAGAGACGTCCACAAGTCTTCTTCGATAGATTTATGGAAATGAAATCCGTGAAAGTCGGGGAATATCTAGCCGGGAAACCCAAGTCAACATTTGCAAAATTTTGTCGAACCAAGTACTTGCAAGTTGTTCATCCTAGGATGGAATCATCCTTTTTTGGCAATTTGAGCAATAGGGACATGGTGAACTCCTATCAATTCCCAGACACTATGTTTTTCGCCTTATTCACGGAAATGGCGAAGCGGGTGTGGCTTCTGCATTGCTTGGCCTTTGCTTTCGAGCCAGAGGCATCGATCTTCCAAATAAGCAAAGGGTGTAGATTTTCTGAAGTATACATGGAAAGTGTAGCTGAGGAAGCATTCCTTTCGTCGGAATCAGAACCACGGGTGGCTTTCACGGTTGTTCCGGGATTCAGGATCCATAAAACTGTAATACAGGCCCAGGTCTATCTGTCTCAGTTGAAGACAAGGTAG